The following proteins are encoded in a genomic region of Primulina huaijiensis isolate GDHJ02 chromosome 3, ASM1229523v2, whole genome shotgun sequence:
- the LOC140973302 gene encoding profilin-4 produces the protein MSWQTYVDDHLMCDVDGVHLTAAAIIGQDGNVWAQSSSFPQFKPEEIANIVKDFDEPGSLAPTGLYLGGTKYMVIQGEPGAVIRGKKGAGGITVKKTGQALIFGVYEEPMTPGQCNMVVERMGDYLIDQGL, from the exons ATGTCGTGGCAGACTTACGTTGATGATCACTTGATGTGCGATGTGGACGGTGTCCATCTCACCGCCGCCGCTATCATCGGCCAAGACGGCAACGTTTGGGCTCAGAGCTCCTCCTTCCCCCAG TTCAAGCCTGAGGAGATCGCTAATATCGTAAAAGATTTCGATGAGCCTGGATCTCTTGCTCCTACCGGACTATATCTAGGAGGCACCAAGTATATGGTAATTCAAGGCGAGCCTGGAGCTGTAATCCGTGGAAAGAAG GGAGCAGGTGGTATAACTGTGAAGAAAACCGGGCAAGCTCTCATTTTCGGTGTCTACGAGGAACCAATGACTCCTGGACAATGTAATATGGTTGTGGAGAGGATGGGAGACTACCTCATCGATCAGGGCCTGTAG